One genomic segment of Erysipelotrichaceae bacterium 66202529 includes these proteins:
- a CDS encoding threonine ammonia-lyase, producing MECKDVEQAAARLQGQIHNVKVTSSRTFSEMSNCQLFLKCENRQKTGSFKVRGAFNKLAKLKEEGKTCEVIASSAGNHAQGVSYAASKLGMHATIVMPKSTPIAKVLATKGYGADVVLAGDNYDECYQEALRLQEEKGATFIHPFDDEDVIAGQGTIAYEICHDLPNVDMIVVPAGGGGLLSGISFYAKQINPRIKIVGVQAEGANAIVQSFQKQKHCSTKYVNTIADGIAVMNPGKTTVQLIQENVDEMVSVSDSEIAATILLLLEREKQVVEPAGAASLAAVLNGKIDVAGKRVVCVLSGGNIDVSFIHKVVEKGLVSRGRNMKFKTLMLDVPGALEHFTHILCEQNANIIEIQYDRIQADLNLNETILHLAVEVSSKEHGEALIKVLKEKGYEITME from the coding sequence ATGGAATGTAAAGATGTAGAGCAGGCGGCCGCCAGACTGCAGGGGCAGATTCACAATGTGAAGGTGACCAGCTCGCGGACATTTTCGGAAATGAGCAACTGTCAGCTGTTTCTGAAATGTGAGAACCGGCAGAAAACGGGATCCTTCAAGGTACGGGGAGCGTTCAATAAGCTGGCCAAGCTGAAGGAGGAGGGCAAGACCTGTGAGGTCATTGCCAGCAGTGCCGGAAACCATGCGCAGGGCGTCAGCTATGCCGCAAGCAAGCTGGGCATGCATGCGACCATCGTTATGCCGAAAAGCACACCGATTGCCAAGGTACTGGCAACCAAGGGCTATGGCGCAGATGTGGTGCTTGCCGGAGACAATTATGATGAGTGTTATCAGGAGGCGCTGCGGCTGCAGGAGGAAAAGGGAGCAACCTTTATTCATCCCTTTGATGATGAGGATGTCATAGCCGGTCAGGGAACAATCGCCTATGAGATCTGTCATGATCTTCCCAATGTGGATATGATCGTCGTACCGGCTGGAGGCGGAGGGCTGTTGTCCGGGATCAGCTTTTATGCGAAACAGATCAATCCGCGTATCAAAATCGTCGGTGTGCAGGCCGAGGGTGCTAATGCCATCGTACAAAGCTTTCAGAAACAAAAGCACTGCAGTACGAAGTATGTCAATACGATCGCAGACGGTATTGCCGTCATGAATCCGGGGAAAACAACGGTACAGCTCATTCAGGAAAATGTGGATGAGATGGTAAGCGTCAGCGATAGTGAAATTGCCGCAACGATTCTGCTGCTGCTGGAGCGTGAAAAGCAGGTAGTGGAGCCTGCAGGGGCAGCCAGTCTGGCAGCGGTACTCAATGGAAAAATCGATGTGGCAGGCAAACGGGTCGTCTGTGTGCTGTCCGGAGGAAATATTGATGTGTCCTTCATTCACAAGGTTGTGGAAAAGGGGTTAGTCAGCCGCGGAAGAAATATGAAATTTAAAACACTGATGCTGGATGTTCCCGGGGCTTTGGAGCATTTCACACATATTCTGTGCGAGCAGAATGCCAATATTATTGAAATACAGTATGACCGTATCCAGGCGGATCTGAATCTGAATGAAACCATACTCCATCTGGCCGTCGAAGTCAGCAGTAAGGAACATGGCGAAGCACTGATTAAGGTGTTGAAGGAAAAGGGTTATGAAATAACGATGGAATAG
- a CDS encoding DUF815 domain-containing protein has protein sequence MYKETAKLVLYRSFGEHSILAELSQIFRDFDSHTVSDAELIERIYAQIKALLDLATSYGFDENLWHNYLTFLLLMNENSFSLVSEKSPVQAGSVHHFAKNDFKIFKRLFDFDFQPIEEALGIDCFSTISSYKAIAKKERMYNKNVSAMVQSISRRIEAAVDEEEIFTIITTFYQEYGVGMFGLNKAFRIRSCEHGDVEFLPINNMDSVVLDDLIGYQLQKDMLRENTQAFVEGRNANNVLLYGDSGTGKSTSIKAIVNEYYKDGLRMIEIYKHQFKDLSTIIARIKNRNYRFIIYMDDLSFEEFEIEYKFLKAVIEGGVETKPDNVLIYATSNRRHLVRETWKDRNDINDDDELHHSDTMQEKLSLVARFGLSICYERPNQKNYFEIVTELAKQYPEITLSEEELQAEARKWGLGHGGNSGRAAQQLINHLSGQAQKA, from the coding sequence ATGTATAAGGAAACAGCAAAACTGGTTTTATACCGCAGCTTTGGTGAACACAGCATTCTCGCAGAGCTTTCTCAGATATTTCGTGATTTTGACAGTCATACGGTGAGTGATGCCGAGCTGATAGAACGAATTTACGCCCAGATCAAAGCTCTGCTTGACCTGGCGACAAGCTATGGCTTCGATGAAAATTTATGGCATAACTATCTGACCTTTTTGTTACTGATGAATGAAAATTCCTTCAGCCTGGTCAGTGAGAAAAGTCCCGTGCAAGCCGGCAGTGTGCATCATTTCGCAAAAAATGATTTTAAAATTTTCAAGCGCCTGTTTGATTTTGACTTTCAGCCAATCGAGGAAGCACTCGGCATCGACTGCTTTTCCACGATCAGCTCCTATAAAGCCATCGCGAAGAAGGAACGCATGTACAACAAGAATGTTTCTGCGATGGTACAAAGCATTTCCCGCAGAATTGAAGCGGCAGTGGATGAGGAGGAAATATTCACGATCATTACGACCTTCTATCAGGAATACGGCGTTGGCATGTTTGGACTGAACAAGGCGTTTCGTATCCGTTCCTGTGAACATGGAGATGTGGAGTTTCTGCCTATCAACAACATGGACAGCGTGGTGCTGGATGATCTGATTGGCTATCAGCTGCAAAAGGATATGCTGCGGGAGAATACGCAGGCCTTTGTGGAGGGGCGCAATGCCAACAATGTTTTGCTGTATGGAGACAGCGGTACAGGTAAGTCCACCAGCATTAAGGCCATCGTAAATGAATATTATAAGGACGGTCTTCGCATGATAGAAATCTACAAGCACCAGTTCAAGGATTTGTCTACGATTATCGCACGCATTAAAAACCGCAATTACCGCTTTATCATTTACATGGATGATTTATCCTTTGAGGAATTTGAAATTGAATATAAGTTTCTAAAAGCTGTAATCGAGGGAGGTGTGGAGACAAAGCCGGATAATGTTTTGATCTATGCCACCAGTAATCGCCGGCATCTGGTACGGGAAACATGGAAGGATCGCAACGATATCAATGACGATGACGAGCTGCATCATTCCGATACGATGCAGGAGAAGCTCTCCCTTGTGGCACGCTTCGGTCTAAGCATCTGCTATGAGCGTCCGAATCAGAAAAATTATTTCGAGATTGTCACAGAGCTGGCCAAGCAGTATCCGGAAATCACATTAAGTGAGGAGGAGCTGCAGGCAGAGGCAAGAAAATGGGGACTTGGGCATGGTGGAAACAGCGGTCGTGCAGCCCAGCAGCTGATCAACCATCTGTCCGGTCAGGCACAGAAGGCTTAA
- a CDS encoding peptidase S41: MMILLSVLLQGCSKQVEIPKQTKQLAAQLSQQRQSTVYSTPSLHYEKKHLQDYWKALDYALEHRNAASPSRTLTRDEAVQDTEALFAMLKELYGCYDFFNDKQAFDWARKAVLSDIQQLPAFDYAAYRSSLRARLRFLEDQHFLIDQTPLRHAMITMTMQEAFEKRKGGYYFQNRQVAAIDNETKLDVLLKPDVLHKGQYMYIQKVEEQKSEITIHFKNGEAQVHKVYPVATQSVTKAMEQKELDNVPYVHPARMFYMDSEKEKADAFLETAKTCRSSKAAILDLRGNSGGDLLLAEKWYRSFSDCEEGGHIRSIISLPLEETLLKEKFSAIKMSQSLQELQKGEDWQKLDALHYMVERNTTGLIQNDTLLLVLQDDKTASAAEHLIDRLHSLENVIFIGTPSAGMLRGSSFLTVYLKNSSVSVSFGNMLSQFPSSYAKEYYGIEPDVWTTSEDALRVAEALFKKDA, translated from the coding sequence ATGATGATTCTGCTTTCTGTGCTATTACAGGGATGCAGTAAGCAGGTAGAGATACCCAAACAGACCAAGCAGCTTGCCGCACAGCTTTCCCAGCAGCGCCAAAGCACCGTGTATTCTACGCCTTCCCTGCATTATGAAAAAAAACATCTGCAGGATTACTGGAAGGCTCTTGATTATGCATTGGAGCACCGCAATGCCGCATCTCCCTCACGAACTCTTACAAGAGATGAGGCAGTACAGGATACAGAGGCATTGTTTGCGATGCTAAAGGAGCTGTACGGCTGCTATGATTTCTTCAATGATAAACAGGCGTTTGATTGGGCGAGGAAGGCCGTCCTGTCTGACATACAACAGCTTCCTGCGTTTGACTATGCGGCATACCGTTCCTCTTTGCGTGCTCGCCTGCGTTTTCTTGAGGATCAGCATTTTCTGATAGATCAAACACCGCTCAGGCATGCAATGATTACAATGACCATGCAGGAAGCCTTTGAAAAGCGTAAGGGAGGCTATTACTTTCAAAACCGGCAGGTTGCTGCTATCGACAATGAAACAAAGCTCGATGTGCTGCTGAAACCGGATGTTCTTCATAAGGGACAGTATATGTATATTCAAAAGGTGGAGGAGCAGAAAAGTGAAATCACCATTCATTTTAAGAATGGGGAAGCACAAGTGCATAAGGTGTATCCCGTCGCTACCCAGAGTGTAACGAAGGCGATGGAACAAAAAGAGCTTGACAATGTACCCTATGTACATCCGGCCCGTATGTTTTATATGGACAGTGAAAAGGAAAAAGCAGATGCTTTTTTGGAAACTGCAAAGACATGTAGAAGCAGCAAGGCAGCCATACTTGACTTGCGCGGAAACAGCGGCGGTGATCTGCTGCTGGCGGAGAAATGGTATCGAAGTTTTTCCGATTGTGAGGAAGGCGGACATATTCGCAGCATAATCAGCTTACCACTTGAGGAGACATTACTAAAAGAAAAGTTTTCAGCAATCAAAATGAGTCAGTCACTACAGGAGCTTCAGAAGGGGGAAGACTGGCAGAAGCTGGATGCGCTGCATTATATGGTGGAGCGAAATACAACAGGATTGATACAGAATGACACCCTGCTGCTTGTTCTGCAGGATGATAAAACAGCATCTGCTGCAGAGCATCTGATTGACCGGCTGCACAGTCTGGAAAATGTGATATTCATCGGCACACCGAGTGCAGGAATGCTGCGCGGATCGTCCTTTTTAACCGTATATTTGAAAAACTCAAGCGTATCTGTGAGCTTTGGCAATATGCTTTCACAATTTCCGTCGTCCTATGCAAAGGAATATTATGGTATCGAACCGGATGTATGGACGACCTCAGAGGATGCTCTCAGGGTAGCTGAGGCACTTTTTAAAAAGGATGCGTAA
- a CDS encoding transporter substrate-binding domain-containing protein, which produces MKRKGILACCLLLLAFVLSIAPAVQAKENKRVIRIGFPIQDGLTMKNDDGTYAGYTYDYLKEISQYTGWTYEFVEIEGDLNTQLTTLMDMLKKGDIDLLGAMSYHESLAKLYDYPTENYGNAYNVIAIKTDDERYDEYNLTESKGFKIALDKKAENRNASFLQFAELNGMNYEIVWCKDGYAQMQAVTDGKADGFLTVDLGLEGDFRSIAKFSPTPFYFATTKGNSALISELNRAIVNISEVNPTLQSSLYNKYFTKANHQLLLNSKEKAYIKEHPTLKVLVQDGFGPLQYYDESREIRGVANDLLKSISKKAGWKLEYIYTADYDEFEAKLNNKEADVVLNIQYDYDLISHSALLLSTPYLETERVLVAGTNVDVTTLKGKKAAIYKGNISQNYTDIKNAVYYDSIEEALRAVDEGVCDYTYTDSYAASFYQYRDDLTHYIIYPQANAASMKYSMGILDSKENLLATILNKGIRSVDASELESYIYENAQQQKPFTLMTYIQENPLRFLTLICAAAAILLLLGYVYYRNQMKMKKQIELENTRYRYLSEIMKEVIFEYDYKSDTLRLTREAVEIFQVPEIIEKFSVFSADIQVAGSNSNNPLYDQLMKKTDTDADIKLTFRGIALWYHIYIKVISDRNQAVSAIGRVQNIHTEKLEKEQLRKKSMLDSLTNILNAASVKKKIQDILQADSAAHALFILDLDNFKDVNDIHGHYTGDQVLIQTATALCEVFRDSAVVGRLGGDEFVVFLKQVQSDEQVQEKCKLLTENLRYKKESKNLPIPTISIGVALSRAEDDFVSLYQRADTALYDVKHGGKDNYVIEKE; this is translated from the coding sequence ATGAAACGAAAGGGAATACTTGCATGCTGTCTGCTTCTGCTTGCTTTTGTATTATCTATAGCTCCCGCTGTACAGGCAAAGGAAAACAAGCGTGTAATTCGTATAGGCTTTCCCATACAGGATGGTCTTACTATGAAAAATGACGATGGCACCTATGCGGGCTATACGTATGATTACCTGAAGGAAATTTCACAATACACCGGCTGGACATATGAATTTGTTGAAATCGAAGGGGATTTGAATACACAGCTAACTACTCTGATGGATATGCTGAAAAAAGGCGATATTGATCTGCTGGGCGCTATGAGCTACCATGAAAGTCTTGCGAAGCTGTACGATTATCCTACCGAGAATTACGGGAATGCTTATAATGTAATTGCTATTAAGACGGATGATGAGCGATACGATGAGTATAATCTGACGGAAAGCAAGGGCTTTAAGATTGCTTTGGATAAAAAAGCGGAAAACCGGAACGCTTCCTTTCTGCAATTTGCGGAATTAAATGGAATGAATTATGAAATCGTCTGGTGTAAAGACGGCTATGCGCAGATGCAGGCTGTAACCGATGGCAAAGCTGATGGTTTTTTAACGGTTGATTTAGGCCTGGAAGGAGACTTTCGCTCGATTGCAAAATTTTCACCGACACCGTTTTATTTTGCTACCACCAAGGGAAACAGTGCCCTGATTTCCGAATTAAACAGAGCTATTGTAAACATCAGTGAGGTCAATCCAACTCTGCAATCCAGTCTTTATAATAAATATTTTACAAAAGCAAATCATCAGCTGCTTTTAAACAGCAAGGAAAAGGCGTATATTAAGGAGCATCCTACACTGAAGGTACTCGTACAGGACGGATTTGGCCCTTTGCAGTATTATGATGAAAGCAGGGAAATTCGCGGTGTTGCAAATGATCTGCTCAAAAGCATCAGTAAAAAAGCCGGATGGAAGCTGGAATATATATACACGGCAGATTATGATGAATTCGAAGCAAAGCTGAATAACAAAGAGGCGGATGTTGTATTAAATATACAGTACGATTATGATCTCATCAGTCACAGCGCACTTTTGCTCAGCACCCCATATCTGGAAACAGAACGGGTTCTGGTAGCTGGAACCAATGTGGATGTCACTACGTTAAAGGGGAAAAAGGCCGCGATCTACAAGGGGAATATTTCGCAGAATTATACAGATATAAAGAATGCTGTGTATTACGATTCCATAGAGGAAGCCCTTCGTGCTGTGGATGAAGGCGTCTGTGATTATACATACACAGACAGCTATGCCGCCTCCTTTTATCAATACCGGGATGATTTAACGCATTATATAATATATCCGCAGGCAAACGCTGCATCTATGAAATACAGTATGGGTATTCTGGATAGTAAGGAGAATCTGCTGGCAACCATTCTGAATAAGGGAATCCGCTCCGTGGATGCCAGTGAATTGGAAAGCTATATTTATGAAAATGCACAGCAGCAAAAGCCGTTTACCCTGATGACCTATATCCAGGAAAATCCACTGCGGTTTTTAACTCTGATCTGTGCAGCAGCAGCGATACTTCTACTGCTTGGCTATGTGTATTATCGAAATCAGATGAAAATGAAAAAACAGATTGAGCTGGAGAATACCCGCTATCGCTATCTTTCTGAAATTATGAAGGAAGTCATTTTTGAATATGATTATAAAAGTGATACCCTGCGTCTTACCCGTGAGGCTGTGGAAATATTCCAGGTGCCGGAAATTATTGAAAAGTTCTCTGTATTTTCCGCCGATATACAGGTCGCAGGAAGCAATTCCAATAATCCGCTCTATGATCAGCTGATGAAAAAAACGGATACCGATGCGGATATCAAGCTGACATTTCGCGGAATTGCCTTGTGGTATCATATTTATATCAAGGTTATTTCTGACCGGAATCAGGCTGTTTCTGCGATCGGGCGCGTACAGAATATTCATACAGAAAAACTGGAGAAGGAACAGCTGCGAAAGAAAAGCATGCTGGATTCTTTGACGAATATTCTCAATGCAGCTTCTGTGAAAAAGAAGATACAGGATATATTGCAGGCGGACAGTGCTGCACATGCTTTGTTCATACTGGACCTTGATAATTTTAAAGATGTAAATGATATTCATGGACATTATACCGGGGATCAGGTATTGATTCAGACAGCGACTGCCCTGTGTGAGGTATTCCGTGATTCCGCCGTTGTTGGACGTTTGGGCGGTGATGAATTTGTTGTATTTTTAAAGCAGGTACAAAGCGATGAACAGGTACAGGAAAAATGTAAGCTTCTGACAGAAAACCTGCGTTACAAAAAAGAAAGCAAGAATCTGCCGATTCCTACCATCAGTATCGGTGTGGCTCTGAGCAGGGCAGAGGATGATTTTGTGAGTCTCTATCAGCGTGCGGATACGGCATTGTATGATGTAAAGCATGGAGGCAAGGATAACTATGTTATTGAAAAAGAGTAA